In Octopus bimaculoides isolate UCB-OBI-ISO-001 chromosome 28, ASM119413v2, whole genome shotgun sequence, the following are encoded in one genomic region:
- the LOC106873525 gene encoding zinc finger protein 271 — MSKELRKLSYHCDNCGKLFSQKSNLTSHKHLHTEEKPYHCDICGKSFSRNDQLTIHKRIHTGEKPYQCVICGKLFSRSSDLTKHKRTHTGEKPYHCDICGKSFSTNSILTKHVRIHTGEKPYHCDICGKSFFRNDLLNLHKHIHTGEKPYHCDICDKSFSGNNVLTKHKRIHTGEKPYQCDICGTSFSETGNLTKHKRIHTGEKPYHCNICGKSFSETSHLTIHKRIHTGEKPYHCDICGKSFSGSSDLTRHKHIHTGEKPYHCEFCGKSFSTSSVLTIHKLFGRYLNTQSYFLRKRLLINCYHMELFKIDASLKDIPIPPNNIYIKQLIRKTHSFINRIRWKAFFFNKNDQTVDIADENSKFKKLFKSRKTLHIIRGWINSEKNCGQLLRTLKSISHQEGTNIWNT; from the exons ATGTCAAAAGAGTTAAGAAAATTATCATATCACTGTGATAACTGTGGCAAACTGTTCTCTCAAAAAAGTAACCTAACTTCTCACAAACATCTTCATACagaagagaaaccatatcactgtgatatctgtggtaaatcattctctcgaaatgatcaattaactatacacaaacgtattcacactggagaaaaaccatatcagtgtgttatctgtggtaaattattctctagaagtagtgacttaactaaacacaaacgtactcatacaggagagaagccatatcactgtgatatctgtggtaagtcgttCTCTACAAATAGCATCTTAACTAAAcatgtacgtattcatacaggagagaagccatatcactgtgatatttgtgggaaaTCATTCTTTCGAAATGATCTCTTGaatttacacaaacatattcatacaggagagaagccatatcactgtgacatctgtgataaatcattctctggaaacAATGttttaactaaacataaacgtattcatacaggagagaaaccatatcagtgtgatatctgtggtacatCGTTCTCAGAAACTGgtaatttaactaaacacaaacgtattcacacaggagagaagccatatcattgcaatatctgtggcaaatcattctcagAAACTAGTCATTTAACTatccacaaacgtattcatacaggagaaaagccatatcactgtgacatctgtggtaaatcattctctggaagtagtgACTTAACTaggcacaaacatattcatactggagagaaaccatatcactgtgaattctgtggtaagtcattctccaCAAGTAGCGTCTTAACTATTCACAAAC TATTTGGGAGATATTTAAATACACAGTCTTACTTTTTACGGAAGAGACTGCTAATTAACTGTTACCATATGGAGCTATTTAAAATTGACGCATCCTTGAAGGACATACCAATTCCACCAAATAACATTTATATCAAACAATTAATTAGGAAAACACATTCGTTTATCAACAGAATAAGGTGgaaagcatttttctttaatAAGAATGATCAGACAGTAGACATTGCAGATGAGAATTCAAAATTTAAGAAGCTTTTTAAATCTAGAAAAACCCTCCATATAATCCGAGGTTGGATAAATTCAGAGAAGAACTGTGGACAGTTGTTAAGAACATTAAAATCAATAAGTCACCAAGAAGGAACCAACATTTGGAATACCTAA